The Acanthopagrus latus isolate v.2019 chromosome 1, fAcaLat1.1, whole genome shotgun sequence genomic interval GGTGGACTGACTCAAACATTtcgggtgaacttatccttgaAAGGACCCCGAGTGTCTACAATCTTCCCGACAGGATGGAGGCAGCAGATTTATGCCCATTATTTAGAAATAAGATGTTAAACAAGCTCACGTGGGtgtaatgtcagtgtttttgcacTGTTACCTGGCACCATGTAAGATCCAGCTCAGAGTCAGCAAACACCCAAGTTTGTTATTCCCATGTTAAACAAAtctatctttgttttctccctctgtttgttcaCGTGGCCGATAACACAGCTGTTGAGTTTGTTTGCTGACTCACAATGCAGAACAGATAAAGTAAATCTCAGTATTGTGGCAACGTTGTGTCAACTAATGCAATTTATGGATATGGTGACAATGcactttgtgtcttttcagaTATTTGAAAGCAGTTTTGCacaatttattgatttatagctttatttatttctttacatgAAGTTAACTTTTATTAAATGTGCTGTTATAATTTTTAGTAGTTGTGGTTGTAATAGTACTacatatttattaaaaacaaataagatgtTTCTAATTTACACAAGTGTTCGGTTTCAGTCAATGAAACATGATAAACGTCTCCATGTAGATGCACAAGACTCAGGGCTAGATCGTtagaatattttaatttaaagtgtATTATATATCTAACATGTATTAAGACctgtaaatagaaaaaaattctgaatgtcatatttgttgttgttcttctgcGCTGTTTGTGCCTTTTGTGGTTCGGTTTCCTGACATCCTCTGTCCCGACAGGACGTGTTTGAGATGCGTTTTGCCAAAATGCCTGATGAGCCAGAGGAGCCCGTCCCTGTTCCCACCCCGTCGTCGGCCCTCCACCCTGCCCCCTCTAATCGACAAGCCCCGCCTCTTTCTGCTGTCTCGGAAGACGATAGCTCCAGTACCTCGGAGTCGGAGTCCTCCGCGGGAGACTCAGAACACGAAAGGCAACAGCGATTGGCTGAGTTACAGGAACAGGTTAGAGGATGGAAAAtgaagggggagggaggctTATGAGACGCGACAGGTGGGTGGGCCACGCAGAACAGCTTTACCGAACGTGGGTGAATGCTGAAACACGGAGAAACTACTGTCCAAGCTGCTGTCTTTCCATCTCCTAAGAccacaactgtgtgtgtgtgtttgtgtcctgtagCTCAAAGCTGTCCATGAACAACTCGCAGCACTGTCGCAGCCCCAAGCCAGCAAGCccaagaagaaagagagggacaagaaggagaaggagaaggagaagaagaaagaaaagcacaagaAGAAGATGGGAGCAGAGGAAGCTGTGGAGACACCTCCAACTGTCGTGCTTCAGACTTCtaagaaaaacaagagcagcaAGGAGCTGAACATTGttaagaaggagaggaagaagccTGGGTAGGTGTTGGAGAGGTCATAAGATAAGTGATGTTATTGTAGCTGCAATAACTGGAGCTAATCTGATCATTTGTCAATCACAGTAAGAAAGAAGGAGTTAAAAATAGCCGCCCACCTCTGCCGCCTCAGCCTGGGCCAACTCCTCTCGTCCCCTCCGCCTCTCTTGAAGCAGAGGATGACATAGGTATGTATGAGAGACATATGTTGGAGcaggatttttgtttgttttgaaagcgCTCTCCAGATCAATCTTCCATTTTGCTTCCTCCTCAGATGCTTTCGGGGGCGTGTCCACTGAGAGGGGCAAGCCGATGTCGTACGAGGAGAAACGCCAGCTGAGCCTGGACATCAACAAGCTGCCCGGCGACAAACTGGGCCGCGTCGTGCACATAATCCAAACGCGCGAGCCCTCGCTGAAGAACTCCAACCCGGATGAGATCGAGATCGACTTTGAGACTCTGAAGCCCTCCACgctgagagagctggagaaatACGTGTCCAGCTGcctcaagaagaagaaaaagccaTCAGGTAGGTTGTTCGTGTGTGTTTATCCACACCTCTTCTTTTTGAGGATTGTCATATGACTTTGCAGGAGTGCTGTTGTTCTTGAGTCACAGCACTTGTCTAGGATGGTCTTGTTCTGCCACTCAGGattaaataatgcatttaaCCTTTTTTACTGTACATGCTGTGCGTCAGTTTTAAAAGTGTCAATAGCAGACACAGTTGATTTCAGATAATCTCAGTTTTTGCATGTAATGATCATATGTTTGTTATGTTACGATACACAGTGTGATGATAATTtgaaatgaataattcagtaTTTTGCAAAATCGTCTGGTTTGCTTTCAGTCAGGGAGTTGGATGATATGATCATATATGTTTGTCAAAATCAGGATGAAAAATGTCCCAATCACTTTCAACCAAAAATAGCGAGACATCCATACATCTAAATACTCTCAAAAATGCCGTTTTATCTGGACTTTAAATTTGAGTCTACactcagcagctggttagcttagcataatgatCCACGCTGCTTGCTTGGCTTTGTGCGATTGTAAGATAACCAGGCTGCTGTAGCCTTTTTATTAGCACATTATGAATCTTCTCATCTAGTTTTTCAGAAACGTTTGCGTTAGCATCGTTATTATGAGTTCATTCATCTATCGCGGCCCTGTTTGCAAGTCATCAGGTATATTGTCAAAAAGTGTAGCTCACAGTTGCTTTTGTTCCTTCATACTGGCAACATTTTGTGTGCCTACACAGAAGctgtcagtccatcactttctgaatgttgtttatgtgttttgtcGCAGCAGAAAAGCCTCTGGaaacaacaaatgtgacaaagatgAAGACGGGATCCTCATCTTCAGACAGCAGCGACTCCTCTGATAGTGAAGACTCTGAGAATGGTAACGTTAACGCACAACAGCTGTCAGCATGTCTTATTTTGAGAAACATAGCTGTAGTTCTTTATAACATCAACTTTCCTCGTATTTCTACCATATATTTCATAAACCGTTTGTCTATCAGGGCTGGTTCccaagcagcagaagaagaccTCGTCTAACAAGGACACCAAGAGACCCCACCAGCCCCTCAGTAGCGGAGCGGGCCCAGTCGCTCCTCAGCCTCAGATTCCGCCTCAAGTGGTCCAGTCCAAACCACCGTATGTCCCGCCGCCGCCTGTCCACGTCCCTGTCCCGTCTCTGGACTCGTCCCAGCTGTTGAGCTCTGGATTTGATCCTCTGGCTCAGTTCATGAACCCTCACCTGACGCAGTCGAACACAGAGCCGAATCCAACCATTACTACGGCCGGTGCCCCCGTCGTGCCCGGCCTCCTAAACGCGAACACACCCACCGGCCAGACGCCCACCGAGACGCATCCTTTCCTAAACCAACATCCCATCTTACCTTCACCAGGTGTGTATACTTCAGGTATCACATTAGAACTTGCATCTTTTGATTATTTCCTTTATCAATCGTCATCACTGAGCAGATCCTCACATCTCAGAAGCTAGAAGAGCCAAATTTTCGTCAATTTGACACTTGATAGTCACTTAAAGAATTGTGATCATCAAAATTGCTGTAGATTAAGCTTCCATCAGTCGACTGATCGATTAATCAGCTTACTGTCTCAgcacaaatgtttttcatatgtGTTAACTTCACATCCCAGAactcattttcttgtttttttgtttttggactgtggcTTGTTTGCTTAGCATATCATCTTAAAATTTCAAGACAAATTTGCAGGAaagatcttttgttttttctaaaaatgaaaacatctgttcTCCTCCATCCCTGTCCTCGTACCGTCTGCAGCGATCCACAATGCTCTACCCCAGCAACCATCGAGACCGAGCAACCGAGCAGCGCCACTTCCTCCAAAAATCCTGCAGCCTCCCCCGTCCTCACTCCCCACCctgcctccatcctcctcaCCCCAGCTTCAGCCCTCGCTTCCACTCACCCTCCCCCAGCCCGTCCCGCGCCCCCGCGTCCCTTCACCCCCATCGCATGGCATCTTGGGCACCCTCTCGGCGCAACCCCCACAAGCCCTGCTGGAGGACGACGAAGAGCCGACGCCCACCAGCGCTGACATCACGCCCCTCAGTCAAGTTCACACCTTCTTGCAGTCGCTCCAGCCTCGACCCACCCCGCAGACCCAGCCGCTGCACGCGCACACCCATTCACCTGCGCAGGTCGCCTCTCAGCTGGTGCCGTCGCTGCACACGCAGGCTGTGACCACGCCCACCCCGCCCCTGATGCAGCGGCACAGCTCAGGCCACGCGCACATGCGGCAGCCGTTCCCACATACGCACACGTCGGCGTCGCAGCAGCAGAAGGGGGTGGCCCTGCAGCAGAAGGTACAACagatgcaacaacaacaacatcaacaacatcaacagcagcCATCACCGCGCAGCAAGCCGGAGCCTTTCTCAACAGGTAAGATATGTTTGAGGGCAACGGCCAGTGTTTAGGAGTTTCCAGCGTAGCCAACATATTTGATTTCCGATCAGCGCAGTCTGATTACCAGCTTGAGATGTGAGAATTGATTTGGCATTGAGAGCCTTTTGTCATCAGAGGATAGTCGGTGGGTTTCGTGACTGCATTTCTTCAGCAATGTGTGCCTCCTTTTGTTCTCCACACGGACTGTTTACCTGCATGCAGATTAAAAACTGCTTAAACAGGATTGGTCAACGGTTGTCAGACTACAGACAGAAACCAGAACATTTCCAGTACCACAGGATTCTGCATTCATATGCAGGTAGCTGTTACCACAGATTACTGGTTCCTAAATTGAGGGTCCAGAAAggaaaaacatatattttttgttgcaCAAAATTAAGTTATAATCACTGCAAAAAGAAAGTACGGTTAGGCCttcaaaaccaaaccaacaatAAGTCAGACAATAACATGTTGTTAAACCCCATAATCACAACGAGAACATTGTGATTATGGGAATTAAACAGCCGCTTTGCTTAAAAGGGTAAAAGGAAGTTGACTAATTTTAAAGTCAGACCAGGACTTCAACACAGGAATGTGTTCGTGTTTGTCATCAaaagggctgcagctaacagttaATCCATGGATTATTTTATGGATTAATTGACAGTCaatagtgaaaaatgtccatcccAGTCTCAAGTCTGAAGTGTTATCTTTAATTGTCCTGTTTTTCCAGGTCAAAACCACCGATATTCAGTTtaatatgatttttaaaaaaaaacagaaaagcaggaaatctcCATATTGTCATATGGGACTTGTGCTGATTAGACTGTTCTAATTACATACTGAATTACCTACACACTGAAAGCTACTGAGCAGTGTTAAATTCAAAGCACTGTGGTTATTGTGATAATTGTAGTCTGAGATTGAGATCATTTTTATGTGGAAAATGTAGCACTAGACTTGGGAACCGCTACACATTAAATATTGTAGACGTTACTGCACAGTTGAGTTAAATTCTGTGCtgaactgaagactgaagaacATGCGATATCTCTTCTCCTGTATTTCTAGGTTGCCTGCGTGAGAGCCCTTCTCCCCTGATGATGCACTCTCCTCAGATGCCTCAGTTCCATCCGATGGGACAACAGTCACCCTCACAGACCAAGAAACATGTGAGTCATCCACCTacctctgtgctctgtgtgttagtgtgtgtcagcaaaacaaaatattaaaaagaaaactcatcTGTTTTAATGCTGAGAGACGTTGTGATTCTTGATAATGGACTCTTTGCATGTCATTGTGACGTGTCCGCCTGCAGGAGCAGAGGTCCAACCTGGTGGCCGTCAAAGAAGAGAAACCTTCCCAGTCGCCGGTTCTGCCGCCCTCGCCCTTCAGCCCTGCCATGCGTCAAGACTCACACAAACCGGACAGCAAACACAGTGAGTGTCCGAATCTTAAACAGCAGGATCTCTGTTCCTACCTGCAGTCACGGCCATGTCATGTCTTCTGTGACTCTTGAGTTCAGACAGATTTTCTACGTCTATCTACATCCACtttatggaaacattttttgctCATTATCTCAGTTTCTGCCTGCCTGGTTATTTaagctgtaaatgtgtgtctcCTACAGGGTTGGATCTAAAGTCAATGGATGGTTCTCGTCCTGGTTCTCGCCTCCCAGACTCTCCAGCGCCCCCCTGCTCCCAGCAAGacatcaaaatcaaacaagAGCCCAAAACTCCCATTGCTCCCAAGAAGACACAGGTGTGTGATGAGACGGTGATGCTTTTAGACACATTACAGCCACACCacacttttgtttggtttgtctgtgaTCTCTCCTTCCATTTAAACGTTTTCTTAACCCCCTCTCCTCGTCTTCTCCCAGGATGTGAAGTTAAAGAACATGGGTTCTTGGGCCAGCCTCGCTCAGAAGTCCCAGTCGACGCCGGCCTCCGCCGTGCGCTCCTCCAGCGACAGCTTTGAACAGTTCAGGCGGGCCGccagggagaaggaggagagagagagacagctgaaAGCCCAGGCAGAGCAGGCgaggagggagcaggagaaGCTTCGGTAGGTTGGAGGAAGACGGAGAAGTTTGTAACAGGgaaagaagcagaaacaaagGGATgtaatgagtgaatgaatgaatgaatctaTTAAGTATATATAAAGTATCAtgttgtttctgcatgtttaatatatatttagCCTTTGTTCAGTAAATGTTAGAGCTCACGGACCTGCTGAAGTCAGACACTGaacttatttacatttttcttccagTAGCCGCGACGACGAGGACACCATCGAGCACGCGCGCCGAGCACAAGAAGACGCCCGCCGTCGCCAGGAGCAACAGTCACCACTTGCTCCGACACCTCCAGCTTCCACCCCTCCCACTCACTCCCCACAGGCCCCACCTGTACAGCAACAGGCCCCGCCCCCGCCCTCCGCGGCTGCACAGAACACTCCCGACCAGCAGAGGGAGATGGCCCGCCGCCGTGAGCAGGAGAGGCGCAGGAGAGAGGCGGTACGCACCAAACtatctttaaaagaaacactgatttcTGGTTTTGTAAAAAGGACTCTCCTCTTTTAATGCTTCCCGTTGTTCTCGTCTCCTCTGCAGATGGCTGACACCATCGACATCAACTTCCAGAGCGACCTGATGGCCATCTTTGAAGAGAATCTGTTCTGAGAGGGATAAAGCCGATAATGGGAGTGAGAGAGGGACACagtagacacacagacacagtttaacACAAGCATATAAACCACAAAGCTCTGATGCACCTGGTCgctgctcactcacacacacacacacacataaacaaacacacacataaataaacacacacacaacttgatAGTAACTGTCCCTTTCTCTCAGTAGTTGAAACAGCTGGCTTGTGTCATGTGAATGAGAGGGGGGAGTTAAATTAATgccctcttcttttcctccaaCCTCAGATACGTTTTGGTGTCTGGTTTGGTGTTTATGGTTGTTTCCACGGACGGCAGGtcgaatttaaaaaaaaaaaaaaaaaaaaaaaaaaggacagtgaAATGATAAGTCGGCTCCCTCGAGCAGAAACAAGAAAGACAGGATGAACAGGAGGGGACagaacttttacatttaaaaagataaataatgtCGGCGAAGAGGTGAATTTAATTTAAGAAATTAAGTTGACAAACCTTATTCTCTAGTgtcctgagaggagagaagatggtTTAAAAAGCAACGGGTGAACAAATTACAAATGGAcagatcacttttttttttttgttggtttttttttcctctcttttaattatgtctcttaaaaaaaaaagaaaaaagaagatatttgaAGCTGGATTTTAGCTGCGAGGGGTGGGCTGGTGTGGTCTAGTTTAGTCAGGCCCAGCGGTCGTCTGAGAGTCGTTCGCTTTCCTCAGGACACGGTGGGAACGCAACAGCCCCGgccacatttacacacttttcTAAGACACCCTTCCTCCCTTCACTTCCTTCTAATTCTCTCTTCACTCACTAATTGGAGAGCTGGAGACTTCAGGTGGTGCTCGGTCTGCGTGAACATCCGAGGGCGACGAGgaaggaacattttaaaaagtctccGAGTGTGTCCTTTGCCTTAGCGCTCTGGCCTGTAAACTAACAATCATACCCTGCAAATTAtacatgttatatatatataaatagatacatgaatatatattatatacgACGAAAAGTCACCGAAAAAGAACATGAGAGGAATTTGGATTTCGGGGGAGCAAAGCTCGTCTCTGTgttcatctctgagctctggTTTTGATTTTGTAGAATTTactgtaaagaagaaaaaagaaaaaaaagaaaaaaaaaaaacttttttatgaTTCTATTGAGAGG includes:
- the LOC119021291 gene encoding bromodomain-containing protein 4-like isoform X1 — translated: MGDGLEAGSSQNPPSAPPPLPFNPPPPETWNPNRPKRQTNQLQYLLKEVLKPLWKHHFAWPFQAPVDAIKLNLPDYYKIIKTPMDMGTIKKRLENNYYWNAQECIQDFNTMFTNCYIYNKPGDDIVLMAEALEKHFLQMITLMPQEETEIAVVTKGRRGGRREPGLIKSDSGHESSSPSTTPHTRGFSSPSTTPQTRAAPVPQGPPTLSLGQPPPPRVPPTPPSHAPSHAPSHAPHLGPAFPLSTPDILAQGMTSVPPPAPTHQGLHPAPMLQSSPSLIKQRKSQKRKADTTTPTANDQLSESSPVSAETRPRRESSRPSKQPKKEPLQPDSQHHLGGGLETGGTVTQKRQDQLRFCARLVREMLSKKHVSYAWPFYKPVDVRALGLHDYHDIIKHPMDLSSIKKKMDNRQYRDAQEFAADVRLMFSNCYKYNPPDHDVVGMARKLQDVFEMRFAKMPDEPEEPVPVPTPSSALHPAPSNRQAPPLSAVSEDDSSSTSESESSAGDSEHERQQRLAELQEQLKAVHEQLAALSQPQASKPKKKERDKKEKEKEKKKEKHKKKMGAEEAVETPPTVVLQTSKKNKSSKELNIVKKERKKPGKKEGVKNSRPPLPPQPGPTPLVPSASLEAEDDIDAFGGVSTERGKPMSYEEKRQLSLDINKLPGDKLGRVVHIIQTREPSLKNSNPDEIEIDFETLKPSTLRELEKYVSSCLKKKKKPSAEKPLETTNVTKMKTGSSSSDSSDSSDSEDSENGLVPKQQKKTSSNKDTKRPHQPLSSGAGPVAPQPQIPPQVVQSKPPYVPPPPVHVPVPSLDSSQLLSSGFDPLAQFMNPHLTQSNTEPNPTITTAGAPVVPGLLNANTPTGQTPTETHPFLNQHPILPSPAIHNALPQQPSRPSNRAAPLPPKILQPPPSSLPTLPPSSSPQLQPSLPLTLPQPVPRPRVPSPPSHGILGTLSAQPPQALLEDDEEPTPTSADITPLSQVHTFLQSLQPRPTPQTQPLHAHTHSPAQVASQLVPSLHTQAVTTPTPPLMQRHSSGHAHMRQPFPHTHTSASQQQKGVALQQKVQQMQQQQHQQHQQQPSPRSKPEPFSTGCLRESPSPLMMHSPQMPQFHPMGQQSPSQTKKHEQRSNLVAVKEEKPSQSPVLPPSPFSPAMRQDSHKPDSKHRLDLKSMDGSRPGSRLPDSPAPPCSQQDIKIKQEPKTPIAPKKTQDVKLKNMGSWASLAQKSQSTPASAVRSSSDSFEQFRRAAREKEERERQLKAQAEQARREQEKLRSRDDEDTIEHARRAQEDARRRQEQQSPLAPTPPASTPPTHSPQAPPVQQQAPPPPSAAAQNTPDQQREMARRREQERRRREAMADTIDINFQSDLMAIFEENLF
- the LOC119021291 gene encoding bromodomain-containing protein 4-like isoform X3, whose protein sequence is MGDGLEAGSSQNPPSAPPPLPFNPPPPETWNPNRPKRQTNQLQYLLKEVLKPLWKHHFAWPFQAPVDAIKLNLPDYYKIIKTPMDMGTIKKRLENNYYWNAQECIQDFNTMFTNCYIYNKPGDDIVLMAEALEKHFLQMITLMPQEETEIAVVTKGRRGGRREPGLIKSDSGHESSSPSTTPHTRGFSSPSTTPQTRAAPVPQGPPTLSLGQPPPPRVPPTPPSHAPSHAPSHAPHLGPAFPLSTPDILAQGMTSVPPPAPTHQGLHPAPMLQSSPSLIKQRKSQKRKADTTTPTANDQLSESSPVSAETRPRRESSRPSKQPKKEPLQPDSQHHLGGGLETGGTVTQKRQDQLRFCARLVREMLSKKHVSYAWPFYKPVDVRALGLHDYHDIIKHPMDLSSIKKKMDNRQYRDAQEFAADVRLMFSNCYKYNPPDHDVVGMARKLQDVFEMRFAKMPDEPEEPVPVPTPSSALHPAPSNRQAPPLSAVSEDDSSSTSESESSAGDSEHERQQRLAELQEQLKAVHEQLAALSQPQASKPKKKERDKKEKEKEKKKEKHKKKMGAEEAVETPPTVVLQTSKKNKSSKELNIVKKERKKPGKKEGVKNSRPPLPPQPGPTPLVPSASLEAEDDIDAFGGVSTERGKPMSYEEKRQLSLDINKLPGDKLGRVVHIIQTREPSLKNSNPDEIEIDFETLKPSTLRELEKYVSSCLKKKKKPSAEKPLETTNVTKMKTGSSSSDSSDSSDSEDSENGLVPKQQKKTSSNKDTKRPHQPLSSGAGPVAPQPQIPPQVVQSKPPYVPPPPVHVPVPSLDSSQLLSSGFDPLAQFMNPHLTQSNTEPNPTITTAGAPVVPGLLNANTPTGQTPTETHPFLNQHPILPSPAIHNALPQQPSRPSNRAAPLPPKILQPPPSSLPTLPPSSSPQLQPSLPLTLPQPVPRPRVPSPPSHGILGTLSAQPPQALLEDDEEPTPTSADITPLSQVHTFLQSLQPRPTPQTQPLHAHTHSPAQVASQLVPSLHTQAVTTPTPPLMQRHSSGHAHMRQPFPHTHTSASQQQKGVALQQKVQQMQQQQHQQHQQQPSPRSKPEPFSTGCLRESPSPLMMHSPQMPQFHPMGQQSPSQTKKHEQRSNLVAVKEEKPSQSPVLPPSPFSPAMRQDSHKPDSKHRLDLKSMDGSRPGSRLPDSPAPPCSQQDIKIKQEPKTPIAPKKTQDVKLKNMGSWASLAQKSQSTPASAVRSSSDSFEQFRRAAREKEERERQLKAQAEQARREQEKLRRDDEDTIEHARRAQEDARRRQEQQSPLAPTPPASTPPTHSPQAPPVQQQAPPPPSAAAQNTPDQQREMARRREQERRRREAMADTIDINFQSDLMAIFEENLF
- the LOC119021291 gene encoding bromodomain-containing protein 4-like isoform X2; the protein is MGDGLEAGSSQNPPSAPPPLPFNPPPPETWNPNRPKRQTNQLQYLLKEVLKPLWKHHFAWPFQAPVDAIKLNLPDYYKIIKTPMDMGTIKKRLENNYYWNAQECIQDFNTMFTNCYIYNKPGDDIVLMAEALEKHFLQMITLMPQEETEIAVVTKGRRGGRREPGLIKSDSGHESSSPSTTPHTRGFSSPSTTPQTRAAPVPQGPPTLSLGQPPPPRVPPTPPSHAPSHAPSHAPHLGPAFPLSTPDILAQGMTSVPPPAPTHQGLHPAPMLQSSPSLIKQRKSQKRKADTTTPTANDQLSESSPVSAETRPRRESSRPSKQPKKEPLQPDSQHHLGGGLETGGTVTQKRQDQLRFCARLVREMLSKKHVSYAWPFYKPVDVRALGLHDYHDIIKHPMDLSSIKKKMDNRQYRDAQEFAADVRLMFSNCYKYNPPDHDVVGMARKLQDVFEMRFAKMPDEPEEPVPVPTPSSALHPAPSNRQAPPLSAVSEDDSSSTSESESSAGDSEHERQQRLAELQEQLKAVHEQLAALSQPQASKPKKKERDKKEKEKEKKKEKHKKKMGAEEAVETPPTVVLQTSKKNKSSKELNIVKKERKKPGKKEGVKNSRPPLPPQPGPTPLVPSASLEAEDDIDAFGGVSTERGKPMSYEEKRQLSLDINKLPGDKLGRVVHIIQTREPSLKNSNPDEIEIDFETLKPSTLRELEKYVSSCLKKKKKPSEKPLETTNVTKMKTGSSSSDSSDSSDSEDSENGLVPKQQKKTSSNKDTKRPHQPLSSGAGPVAPQPQIPPQVVQSKPPYVPPPPVHVPVPSLDSSQLLSSGFDPLAQFMNPHLTQSNTEPNPTITTAGAPVVPGLLNANTPTGQTPTETHPFLNQHPILPSPAIHNALPQQPSRPSNRAAPLPPKILQPPPSSLPTLPPSSSPQLQPSLPLTLPQPVPRPRVPSPPSHGILGTLSAQPPQALLEDDEEPTPTSADITPLSQVHTFLQSLQPRPTPQTQPLHAHTHSPAQVASQLVPSLHTQAVTTPTPPLMQRHSSGHAHMRQPFPHTHTSASQQQKGVALQQKVQQMQQQQHQQHQQQPSPRSKPEPFSTGCLRESPSPLMMHSPQMPQFHPMGQQSPSQTKKHEQRSNLVAVKEEKPSQSPVLPPSPFSPAMRQDSHKPDSKHRLDLKSMDGSRPGSRLPDSPAPPCSQQDIKIKQEPKTPIAPKKTQDVKLKNMGSWASLAQKSQSTPASAVRSSSDSFEQFRRAAREKEERERQLKAQAEQARREQEKLRSRDDEDTIEHARRAQEDARRRQEQQSPLAPTPPASTPPTHSPQAPPVQQQAPPPPSAAAQNTPDQQREMARRREQERRRREAMADTIDINFQSDLMAIFEENLF